In Elusimicrobiota bacterium, one genomic interval encodes:
- the mreC gene encoding rod shape-determining protein MreC has product MDWELYQRYRATLLLLGVVFVSFLLLIFQRTSVVRHLRTFLVITTLPTERFLSGLKAPPENSPVTESSTPSSVNEPLATVPSWGGPPEARRTVQVLRQENKRLLDLLELQERRWPHAVAAHVVGRDPQRWFQELVLDKGKRDGVSINNPVIAVVGGREGLAGRVTDVADHVAKVMLIQDSLSAVAATAFGVGAEDGVVEGSNSHDLYLRYIDRNSRIKIGDPVLTSGLGENFPEGIPIGWVEEIGLDPRQLFLQARLRPAVQTGGLHVVLILVHSTERPHE; this is encoded by the coding sequence ATGGACTGGGAACTTTACCAACGATACCGCGCCACTCTCCTATTACTGGGAGTTGTGTTTGTTTCCTTTCTGTTGCTGATCTTCCAGCGCACCTCTGTTGTTCGGCATTTAAGGACTTTCCTGGTTATTACGACGTTGCCGACCGAGCGTTTCCTGTCTGGTTTAAAAGCGCCGCCGGAAAATTCCCCTGTCACAGAGTCCTCTACCCCGTCATCCGTTAACGAGCCTCTGGCCACCGTTCCTTCCTGGGGGGGACCACCCGAGGCGCGGCGAACGGTTCAGGTCCTGAGACAGGAAAACAAACGGTTGCTGGATCTTCTCGAGTTACAGGAACGGCGCTGGCCGCACGCTGTGGCCGCTCATGTGGTGGGGCGAGACCCTCAGCGGTGGTTCCAAGAGCTTGTCCTCGACAAAGGGAAAAGAGACGGTGTTTCCATTAATAATCCTGTCATTGCCGTCGTGGGGGGGCGGGAGGGCCTGGCGGGGCGCGTCACGGACGTGGCCGATCATGTCGCGAAAGTCATGTTGATTCAAGATTCGCTCAGCGCGGTGGCCGCGACGGCCTTTGGGGTTGGCGCCGAAGATGGGGTGGTCGAAGGAAGCAACAGCCATGATCTCTATCTGCGTTATATTGATCGCAACAGCCGGATCAAAATTGGGGATCCGGTCCTGACTTCTGGACTCGGGGAAAACTTTCCGGAAGGCATCCCGATTGGTTGGGTCGAGGAGATCGGCTTGGATCCTCGACAACTCTTTTTACAGGCTCGTTTGCGGCCAGCGGTTCAAACGGGTGGGCTCCATGTGGTTTTGATTCTGGTCCATTCGACCGAAAGGCCCCACGAGTGA
- a CDS encoding rod shape-determining protein — translation MFNYLFSLFSNDMGIDLGTANTLVYVKGQGIVLREPSVVAIEKDTRNVLAIGAEAKRMLGKTPANIIAVRPLRNGVIADFDVTERMIRYFIKKVHNRRSLLHPRVVIGVPSGITEVEKRAVRESAQQAGAREVYLIEEPMAAAIGADIPINEPRGHLIVDMGGGTTEVAVVSLGDMVVSKSLDVAGDELDESIIQYFRRKYNLLIGETSAEDVKIKIGSVFPLAEEQVMDVKGRDQVTGLPKTVAITSEEVRQALADPIKLIIEVIKQTLEETPAELAADLVDTGIVLAGGGALLRGLPDLLSQETELPVVMAADPLTCVVMGTGRYLEELDQMRRERRTLPLH, via the coding sequence ATGTTTAATTATTTGTTCAGCCTCTTCAGCAATGACATGGGTATTGACCTTGGAACGGCCAATACCCTTGTTTATGTGAAAGGGCAGGGAATTGTTCTTCGCGAGCCGTCCGTTGTCGCCATTGAAAAAGACACTCGTAATGTATTGGCGATTGGCGCGGAGGCCAAGCGGATGCTGGGCAAAACGCCCGCCAACATCATTGCGGTGCGTCCCTTGCGCAATGGCGTGATCGCCGACTTTGATGTGACGGAGCGGATGATTCGTTACTTTATTAAAAAAGTCCATAACCGCCGAAGCTTGTTACACCCCCGGGTGGTCATCGGCGTGCCCTCCGGTATTACCGAAGTTGAAAAACGCGCGGTCAGAGAATCCGCCCAACAAGCGGGAGCCCGTGAAGTGTATTTGATCGAAGAACCGATGGCCGCAGCTATCGGGGCGGATATTCCGATTAACGAGCCTCGAGGCCATCTGATTGTGGATATGGGCGGTGGCACCACCGAAGTGGCGGTTGTCTCTCTGGGAGATATGGTTGTATCCAAATCACTCGATGTGGCCGGAGACGAACTGGATGAGTCGATCATTCAGTACTTCCGCCGCAAATACAATCTGTTGATCGGAGAAACATCCGCGGAAGATGTTAAAATCAAAATTGGCTCTGTTTTCCCTTTAGCGGAAGAACAAGTGATGGATGTTAAAGGGCGCGACCAGGTGACAGGATTGCCGAAGACGGTTGCGATTACGTCTGAGGAAGTCCGCCAGGCGCTGGCAGATCCGATCAAACTCATTATTGAGGTCATTAAACAGACTCTGGAAGAAACCCCGGCCGAATTGGCCGCCGATTTAGTGGACACCGGAATTGTTCTGGCAGGAGGCGGAGCGCTTTTGCGCGGGCTTCCTGACCTGTTGTCTCAAGAGACGGAACTCCCGGTTGTCATGGCAGCAGATCCTTTGACCTGTGTGGTCATGGGAACAGGGCGCTATTTAGAAGAGTTGGATCAAATGCGGCGAGAGCGCCGCACCCTGCCGCTGCATTAA
- the rplQ gene encoding 50S ribosomal protein L17 produces the protein MKTHAGRKLGRITGHRFQMFRNMATSLLHHEKIETTVPKAREVARFTERLITAAKGEGLSARRKVARDIRDKKVQTKLFEVLVPRYKSRAGGYTQFIRIGSRLSDGAEMGILKLVS, from the coding sequence ATGAAAACACACGCAGGGCGTAAACTCGGACGAATTACCGGCCACCGCTTCCAGATGTTCCGGAACATGGCCACGAGCCTTCTCCACCATGAGAAGATTGAAACGACGGTCCCCAAAGCGCGGGAGGTGGCTCGTTTTACCGAGCGTCTGATCACGGCGGCCAAAGGGGAAGGCCTTTCGGCCCGGAGGAAAGTCGCCCGGGATATTCGGGATAAAAAAGTCCAAACCAAGCTTTTTGAGGTTTTGGTTCCTCGTTATAAAAGCCGGGCAGGCGGGTATACGCAGTTCATCCGAATCGGTTCCCGGTTGTCAGATGGCGCTGAAATGGGTATCCTTAAGTTGGTTTCCTAA
- a CDS encoding DNA-directed RNA polymerase subunit alpha, with protein sequence MRLKDLVLPQRLECDQDTLTDTYGRFYAEPFEKGYGHTIGNSLRRILLSSLEGCAITAVKIDGVVHEYSSIKGIREDIVTILLNLKQLRFKLHTPDPEILRLSVKGERVVRAKDIEPNANVEILTPELPIATLDTSGQLALQMWVARGRGYLSADRQNRESYPADTLMLDALFSPVTKVHYDVENSRVGQVTDYDRLILDVWTDGSVAPGDAIAYSAKILKDSLSIFITFEEEEVVPVEESASSTATAAAVGAPDVERLRELLNQPVDIIELSVRASNCLKAAKIRTIGDLVSKKDEELVSYKNFGKKSLDEIKERLAELNLTLGMDLTGVLPPVKATA encoded by the coding sequence ATGAGACTGAAAGATTTGGTTCTACCACAGCGGCTGGAGTGCGACCAGGATACATTGACGGACACCTACGGCCGTTTTTATGCCGAGCCCTTTGAGAAGGGGTATGGCCATACGATCGGTAATTCGTTGCGGCGCATCCTGTTGTCCAGTCTTGAAGGATGTGCCATTACGGCTGTTAAAATCGACGGGGTGGTTCATGAATATTCCTCCATTAAGGGAATTCGTGAAGATATCGTTACGATTCTTTTGAACCTAAAGCAGTTGCGGTTCAAACTGCATACGCCTGACCCTGAAATTCTGCGTCTTTCCGTGAAGGGTGAACGAGTGGTTCGCGCCAAAGACATCGAACCCAACGCCAATGTCGAGATTCTGACCCCCGAGTTGCCGATCGCGACGTTGGATACCTCCGGACAGCTGGCTCTTCAGATGTGGGTCGCCCGAGGTCGCGGTTATCTCTCAGCAGACCGGCAAAATCGTGAAAGCTATCCGGCGGACACGCTCATGCTGGATGCGCTTTTCTCTCCTGTGACAAAAGTGCATTATGACGTTGAGAATTCCCGCGTCGGGCAGGTCACAGACTATGATCGTTTGATCCTAGATGTCTGGACGGACGGTTCCGTTGCTCCGGGCGACGCGATCGCTTATTCAGCCAAGATCCTGAAGGACAGCCTCTCCATTTTCATTACCTTTGAAGAGGAAGAAGTGGTCCCGGTTGAGGAGTCGGCTTCTTCCACGGCGACGGCTGCAGCGGTTGGCGCTCCGGATGTTGAACGTCTCCGGGAGTTGTTAAACCAGCCGGTGGATATTATCGAGTTATCCGTCAGAGCTTCCAATTGCCTCAAAGCCGCCAAAATTCGAACGATCGGGGACTTAGTCTCGAAAAAAGATGAAGAACTTGTTTCGTACAAGAATTTTGGTAAAAAATCATTGGACGAAATCAAAGAACGCCTGGCAGAGTTAAACCTGACACTGGGGATGGACCTCACCGGAGTGCTTCCGCCAGTGAAGGCGACGGCCTAA
- the rpsD gene encoding 30S ribosomal protein S4, which translates to MSRYTGPVCRLCRREGTKLFIKGEKCYSACTLEKGKRKSAPGMHLARRAKISEYARRLREKQKTKRIAGLTEEQFRHYFRKAEQLPGLTGENLLKLLETRLDNIVKRLGFAASEAQARQLVLHGHVKVNDKRVDVPGYAVQPGDRIALSDEMRQHAAVQQSLQGAQKRGPSPSWLEVNVAHASGKMRSWPTRDEISYPIDEQLIVELYSK; encoded by the coding sequence ATGTCACGATATACTGGTCCTGTGTGTCGGTTGTGCCGCCGCGAAGGCACGAAACTTTTTATCAAGGGAGAGAAATGCTATTCGGCTTGTACCCTTGAAAAGGGCAAGCGGAAGTCGGCTCCGGGGATGCATTTAGCGCGGCGAGCCAAGATTTCGGAATATGCGCGTCGGTTGCGTGAGAAGCAAAAAACAAAACGAATCGCCGGTTTGACGGAAGAGCAGTTTCGTCATTATTTCAGAAAGGCGGAGCAGCTCCCCGGGCTGACCGGTGAGAATTTGTTGAAGTTGCTGGAGACGCGGCTGGATAACATTGTCAAACGTCTGGGGTTTGCCGCTTCAGAAGCGCAGGCTCGTCAGCTGGTCTTGCACGGCCACGTGAAAGTGAATGATAAGCGGGTGGATGTTCCGGGTTACGCGGTTCAGCCGGGAGATCGCATTGCTTTGTCCGATGAAATGCGTCAACATGCCGCTGTCCAGCAGTCCCTGCAGGGAGCTCAAAAACGGGGGCCTTCTCCCTCGTGGCTGGAAGTGAACGTGGCGCATGCCTCCGGCAAGATGCGCAGTTGGCCAACGCGGGATGAAATTTCGTACCCGATCGACGAACAATTGATCGTTGAGCTTTACTCTAAATAA
- the rpsK gene encoding 30S ribosomal protein S11, with protein sequence MAEQKPSKPASSESRPAAGAPPAGARSATRKKKVWRNVTVARAHIQSSFNNTIVSITDEQGQVIVWATAGSCGFKGTKKGTPFAAQVTADTAAKRALEAGVKQVHVQVKGPGSGRETAIRGLQGAGLAILSIRDVTPIPHDGCRAPKPRRV encoded by the coding sequence ATGGCAGAACAAAAACCAAGCAAACCTGCTTCATCCGAAAGTCGACCGGCTGCAGGAGCGCCGCCGGCGGGGGCGCGCAGTGCCACCCGCAAGAAAAAGGTCTGGCGTAACGTGACTGTCGCGCGGGCGCATATTCAATCCTCTTTCAATAACACCATTGTCAGTATTACGGATGAACAGGGGCAGGTCATTGTCTGGGCGACTGCCGGGAGTTGCGGTTTCAAGGGCACCAAAAAGGGAACGCCTTTTGCCGCCCAGGTGACCGCCGATACCGCGGCCAAACGCGCTCTTGAAGCGGGTGTCAAACAGGTGCATGTGCAGGTGAAAGGGCCTGGGTCAGGTCGCGAAACAGCGATCCGAGGGCTCCAGGGGGCGGGCTTGGCCATTCTTTCCATTCGCGACGTAACGCCTATTCCGCATGACGGTTGCCGGGCGCCCAAGCCAAGGAGAGTCTGA
- the rpsM gene encoding 30S ribosomal protein S13, with translation MARIAGIDLPKEKRIDIALAYIYGVGRPLGRKLVVEAQIDPATRVKNLTEGEINKLNTLISRDVKVEGDLRREIQASIRRLIDINSYRGFRHRRNLPCRGQRTKTNARTRRGRRKTVGAARAEKPSTAKPAAAAS, from the coding sequence ATGGCGCGTATTGCAGGAATTGACCTTCCGAAAGAGAAGCGCATTGATATCGCGCTTGCGTATATTTACGGTGTCGGACGACCGTTGGGTCGGAAACTGGTTGTCGAGGCTCAGATTGATCCGGCCACCCGGGTGAAGAATTTAACCGAAGGTGAAATCAATAAGCTCAACACCCTGATCTCGCGCGATGTCAAAGTCGAAGGCGACCTGCGACGTGAGATTCAAGCCAGCATCCGCCGTCTGATCGATATCAACTCGTATCGCGGTTTCCGGCATCGCCGCAACTTGCCCTGTCGCGGTCAGCGGACCAAAACGAACGCTCGAACCCGGAGAGGTCGTCGCAAGACGGTGGGCGCGGCGCGCGCTGAAAAGCCGTCAACGGCCAAACCCGCGGCAGCCGCTAGTTAA
- the rpmJ gene encoding 50S ribosomal protein L36 produces MNVRASVKPICSKCKVIRRKGVVRVICSEPRHKQRQG; encoded by the coding sequence ATGAATGTTCGGGCATCCGTTAAACCGATTTGCAGCAAGTGCAAAGTGATTCGACGAAAAGGTGTTGTTCGCGTGATTTGCAGCGAACCGCGCCATAAACAACGACAGGGGTAA
- the infA gene encoding translation initiation factor IF-1, which yields MAKEEKIEVEGRVVEAFPNAMFKVEIEGGHQVLAHISGKMRMHYIKILPGDKVKVELSPYDLTRGRITFREK from the coding sequence ATGGCGAAAGAAGAAAAGATTGAAGTGGAAGGACGCGTTGTGGAAGCCTTCCCGAATGCCATGTTTAAAGTGGAGATTGAAGGCGGCCATCAAGTTCTGGCGCATATTTCGGGGAAGATGCGCATGCATTACATCAAGATTTTGCCGGGAGACAAGGTGAAGGTGGAACTTTCGCCCTATGACTTAACGCGTGGGCGCATCACCTTCAGGGAGAAATAA
- the map gene encoding type I methionyl aminopeptidase — MFRNLVDQPSRIELKSLREVELLRKAGHVAAEILMTLKSRIVAGMATRDIDQMAQELMRSRCARPAFLNYRGFPATVCTSINEEVVHGIPGPRRLKDGDLLSVDIGMFVEGYCGDTAISFVVGGKASLEQERLIKAGQESLQASIEACVIGNRLGDVSSAMQAVIEKAGYNVVREYGGHGIGRAMHEEPHVPCYGKQGTGIRLVENMVLALEVMANEGTADIRHKPDGWTVVTADGRPSVHYEKMVALTVHGADVLTPHTN, encoded by the coding sequence ATGTTCCGAAATTTAGTGGATCAACCGTCACGGATTGAACTCAAAAGTCTGCGAGAAGTGGAATTGCTACGTAAAGCCGGTCACGTAGCGGCGGAGATCCTCATGACGTTGAAAAGCAGGATTGTCGCGGGGATGGCCACGCGCGACATCGATCAGATGGCTCAGGAGTTGATGCGGAGCCGATGTGCTCGTCCTGCTTTTTTGAACTATCGAGGGTTCCCTGCGACTGTTTGTACGTCTATTAACGAGGAAGTGGTTCACGGGATCCCTGGGCCCCGTCGTTTGAAAGACGGCGATTTGCTCAGTGTGGATATCGGGATGTTCGTCGAGGGGTATTGCGGTGACACGGCCATCAGTTTTGTTGTAGGGGGGAAGGCCTCTCTGGAGCAAGAGCGGCTGATAAAAGCCGGTCAGGAGTCGCTTCAGGCATCGATCGAAGCGTGCGTCATTGGAAATCGACTTGGGGATGTTTCTTCGGCCATGCAAGCGGTGATTGAAAAGGCCGGCTACAATGTGGTACGCGAGTATGGCGGTCATGGGATTGGCCGGGCGATGCATGAAGAACCCCATGTACCCTGTTACGGTAAACAGGGTACCGGGATCCGTCTCGTGGAAAACATGGTCCTGGCTTTGGAAGTGATGGCCAATGAAGGAACCGCCGACATTCGTCACAAGCCGGATGGCTGGACCGTGGTGACGGCGGACGGCCGCCCTTCTGTGCATTATGAGAAAATGGTTGCCCTGACGGTTCACGGGGCTGATGTGCTGACGCCCCATACTAACTGA
- a CDS encoding adenylate kinase, with amino-acid sequence MGTRFIFLGPPGAGKGTQAVVVSQQLAIPAIATGGIFREAIAKETSMGKQIAQFVNAGLLVPDQLTNAIVVERLKQKDCKKGFILDGYPRSLGQSKSLDVYLQKSHRPLDRVLYFKVDAAVVIDRMAKRRICSHCGQTYNLFSQPPQTDGKCDKCAAPLVMRTDDHPKSIRKRLAVYEETTSRLLEQYEKKGTLRVVNASLSVEEVTRQVAAVCSEI; translated from the coding sequence ATGGGCACACGGTTCATTTTTCTTGGTCCTCCGGGCGCCGGTAAGGGGACGCAGGCCGTTGTTGTCAGCCAGCAATTAGCGATTCCGGCCATTGCAACGGGCGGAATCTTTCGCGAGGCGATCGCCAAAGAGACGTCCATGGGAAAACAGATTGCCCAGTTTGTGAACGCCGGCCTTCTGGTTCCGGATCAGCTGACCAACGCGATTGTCGTGGAGCGTCTCAAACAGAAGGACTGCAAGAAAGGTTTTATTCTAGACGGGTATCCCCGAAGTCTGGGGCAGTCGAAGTCGTTGGATGTCTATTTGCAAAAGTCACACCGTCCTCTCGATCGGGTTCTTTATTTTAAGGTGGATGCGGCCGTTGTAATCGATCGGATGGCCAAACGACGCATCTGCAGTCACTGTGGACAGACCTATAACCTGTTTTCGCAGCCGCCCCAAACGGACGGCAAGTGTGATAAGTGCGCGGCTCCTCTGGTGATGCGTACCGATGACCACCCTAAATCGATTCGGAAGCGTTTGGCGGTCTACGAAGAGACGACGAGCCGCTTGTTGGAGCAGTACGAGAAAAAAGGAACTTTAAGAGTGGTCAATGCGTCATTATCCGTCGAAGAAGTCACCCGGCAGGTCGCGGCTGTATGTTCCGAAATTTAG
- the secY gene encoding preprotein translocase subunit SecY: protein MGNPIADIFKVPELKRRIFFALAIITVYRIGATIPVPGVNTDALRAFFSAQQNTLLGFLNIFSGGAMGRLAIFAMGVGPYINASIIMSLLQGAHVIPYLDRLAKEGEQGRKRMNQITRYMTLVLGALQSLGLTLTISKMTAPGGLPIVINPTLGWIAMTVLTLTTGSVFIMWLGEQITERGIGNGVSLIIFAGIVDRLPAAIADLVRLVRIEEMSLFMALGLVIFVIAVTGLVVWVETAQRKIPVQYAKRVVGRRMYGGASTYLPIKVDQSGVIAVIFAVSLLAVPITVAAFFPHSAWASRIAQLEQRGSWIYELLYAGLIIFFCYFYNSVSFNPSDLAENLRKWGGFIPGIRPGEATAHYIQKILERITLGGALFVAAIAVLPDILRRAVNAPFFFGGTALLIVVGVALDTIVQIQSHLIMRHYDGFFKGGGFKGRWFNVGN, encoded by the coding sequence TCACCGTTTACCGCATTGGCGCGACCATTCCTGTACCCGGCGTGAATACCGATGCGCTCCGAGCTTTTTTCTCGGCTCAACAGAACACGTTGCTTGGATTTTTAAACATTTTTTCCGGCGGGGCGATGGGGCGTCTGGCCATCTTCGCCATGGGGGTTGGTCCTTATATTAATGCGTCGATTATTATGAGCTTGCTGCAGGGGGCTCATGTGATCCCTTACCTTGACCGGTTGGCCAAAGAAGGCGAGCAAGGTCGTAAGCGCATGAATCAAATCACGCGTTATATGACACTGGTCTTGGGGGCGCTGCAATCCTTGGGCTTGACGCTGACGATTTCAAAGATGACGGCACCGGGCGGATTGCCGATTGTGATCAACCCGACACTCGGTTGGATCGCCATGACGGTTCTAACATTGACCACGGGGTCCGTTTTCATTATGTGGCTTGGAGAACAAATTACGGAGCGCGGGATTGGAAACGGCGTGTCACTCATTATTTTTGCGGGGATCGTCGACCGGCTTCCGGCGGCCATCGCCGATCTGGTGCGGTTGGTTCGGATTGAAGAAATGTCATTATTTATGGCTCTGGGGCTTGTGATCTTTGTGATTGCTGTAACGGGATTGGTCGTATGGGTTGAAACGGCTCAGCGCAAAATTCCGGTTCAATATGCCAAGCGTGTCGTCGGTCGCCGGATGTATGGCGGCGCCAGCACGTATCTTCCGATCAAGGTGGATCAGTCCGGCGTGATCGCGGTGATTTTCGCCGTGTCTTTACTCGCGGTTCCGATCACGGTGGCCGCTTTTTTCCCGCATTCCGCCTGGGCCTCGCGGATTGCTCAGCTGGAACAACGCGGGAGCTGGATCTATGAGCTGCTCTATGCGGGATTGATTATTTTTTTCTGCTATTTCTATAATTCGGTATCGTTTAATCCATCTGATTTAGCCGAGAATTTGCGCAAATGGGGAGGCTTTATCCCCGGGATCCGACCCGGCGAGGCGACCGCGCACTATATTCAAAAGATTCTGGAGCGCATTACTCTCGGTGGCGCGCTGTTTGTGGCGGCGATCGCGGTGCTGCCGGATATCCTCAGACGGGCGGTGAATGCTCCGTTTTTCTTTGGAGGGACAGCGCTGCTGATCGTCGTGGGTGTGGCGCTCGATACCATCGTCCAGATTCAGTCGCATCTCATCATGCGGCACTACGACGGTTTCTTCAAAGGCGGCGGCTTCAAAGGCCGTTGGTTCAATGTTGGAAACTGA